The Nitrospira sp. genome includes a region encoding these proteins:
- a CDS encoding class I SAM-dependent methyltransferase, whose amino-acid sequence MIDVGRFYEMQALQYLDDRDRSRVGVEIVEHWARSLPFGTSVVEIACGGGYPITQVLVESGLAVWAIDTSPTLLKQFRLRFPTIPTQCASALDGNYFGRTFEAVISIGLLAFLREDEQLSLFHRVSEILEPRGRFLFTAPVETGTWQDVTTGLECWSLGRIAYTRALQHLGFRVIRTHVDEGENNYYEAEKLGGAASKRWPVMEAYEF is encoded by the coding sequence ATGATCGATGTGGGGCGTTTCTATGAAATGCAGGCACTGCAGTATCTTGACGATCGAGATCGATCTCGTGTCGGAGTCGAGATCGTCGAGCATTGGGCACGATCGCTCCCGTTTGGTACTTCCGTGGTCGAAATCGCCTGTGGCGGGGGGTATCCCATTACACAGGTCCTCGTGGAGTCTGGGCTTGCGGTATGGGCGATCGATACCTCGCCCACGTTGCTGAAGCAATTTCGATTGCGCTTTCCCACGATTCCCACGCAATGTGCGTCGGCTCTTGACGGTAACTATTTTGGACGGACATTCGAGGCAGTCATCTCCATCGGCCTCCTGGCTTTTCTTCGCGAAGACGAACAGTTGTCCCTTTTTCATCGGGTATCGGAGATCCTCGAGCCACGAGGGCGTTTTCTTTTCACCGCGCCTGTCGAAACAGGAACTTGGCAGGATGTCACGACCGGCCTCGAATGTTGGTCGCTCGGTCGCATCGCGTACACGCGCGCGCTCCAGCATCTCGGCTTTCGTGTGATCCGAACGCATGTCGATGAAGGTGAAAATAATTACTATGAAGCCGAAAAGCTCGGTGGTGCTGCGTCGAAGCGTTGGCCTGTCATGGAGGCGTATGAATTTTGA
- a CDS encoding OB-fold nucleic acid binding domain-containing protein: protein MAVHRGMMRGLLIGGILFSPTLVDAGEPEYVSIQTLLSPQAASYQRHMVTLQGIANNIEIIPPAPPRPSKQPCLLVYGRATFTLEDETGSIPVEVLGSCSPTAMDMLPREGETVRLTGTVHVLKSDYPRHVIVQAATIQILDLP, encoded by the coding sequence ATGGCGGTTCACCGCGGGATGATGCGCGGCCTTCTCATTGGCGGCATTTTATTCTCGCCGACCTTGGTTGATGCCGGTGAACCGGAATACGTGTCTATTCAGACGTTGCTCTCGCCACAAGCCGCGTCTTATCAACGGCACATGGTGACCCTGCAGGGCATCGCGAACAACATCGAGATCATCCCACCAGCTCCTCCGAGACCCAGCAAACAGCCGTGTCTGCTCGTGTACGGTCGAGCGACGTTTACCCTGGAGGATGAAACGGGTTCAATTCCAGTGGAAGTCTTAGGATCGTGTAGCCCAACTGCGATGGATATGTTGCCAAGGGAAGGAGAGACGGTCCGCCTCACCGGAACCGTACATGTCCTGAAAAGTGATTACCCACGCCACGTGATTGTTCAAGCCGCAACGATTCAGATTCTCGATCTTCCATAG